AAATACATTTTGTTTTCAAAGGGCAAGCCAAGAACAGTGTTACCTAGAAATGCGCTGGTGTTTAAATCAGAATGTCCATACACAAAGCCTGAAACACCGGAAGCCTGAAGACCTAGTAATTTGATGTTTCTGTATGAGATGTAATTGTCAGCTTCAAATCTGTTAAAATGAAGCTGTTGAATTCCTTCAACAGACAAAGAACTTTCGGCCAATCCCAAAAAGGGAGGCAAACTGCTCAATACAGGTCTCTGATTGATAAAGAATACATCAGAATTGAAATCCAGAAGTTGTGAGCCAATTGTGATGATCTTTTTAAAATTATTGGAAAATACGATGTCCGGTTTTCTAATGTGCTGAAAAACACTTTGGTTTTCAAAGTTGAAATCACTCGTAAAGAAGGAATTTACCAAAGTAACTTTTAGCCGATTGTGAAAATAGTTGGTCGGAGAATTTTTTTCCAACGATAAATTAACCCTAAATCTATCGGCTTTTTCGGAAAGAAGACCGGATTCCTGAATAGACACTACATTATCCCCCACGAAGTAATTTTTGTTGATAAGAAAGGAATTTTTGATATTTTCTCTTGAGTAATCCAGTGCTGACTTTAGCTCAAGGTCATTTTCCAGCTTTTTTATCGTATTGACAGAAGCTAGAAGACTTCTATTGAATATATACCTATCATCCCCCAAACTACCTCCTCTTATTCCAGCAGACTGAAACCATTGTCTCGACTCTTCTTCGATCAACCTTCGCCCCGACTTACTGAAATCAAGAATTTCATCAGACAAATTTTCCCCTGCATTATTACTTCCAATGCTGACAATAGACTGAAAAGATTTGTTAAAAATCATTGGGGCTATTTTTGCATCCCAAATTCCCGGAAAACCTCCTCCTGCATACCCTCTTCCGATCACCACATCGTTCTTTTTTAACTTTATATTGATAGAGGCTTGGCTTGTAAACTCTATACTATCCAGCAATCGGATAGGTTGGTGGTTTTCAAGGATATCTACAGATTTTACGGCATCTACAGGCAGATTCCTGGTAGCTATATTGTACCTGCCTTCCAGTAAATCCAGTCCTTCAATGTAAAATTTACGAATAGATTCACCTCTGTAACTTATAGCTCCATTCGACGAAACTTCTATACCCGGTAGCCTTTTCAAAACATCTAATAATACCCTATCATTTTGATTTGAAAATCGCTCCAAATCAAATGATATAGTGTCATTTTTAGACAATACAGGACTTTTAGCTGCTTCCACTATAATTTCTTCTAAATGTAGTACAGAAGGTTGGGCTTCCAAGATTACAAATTGGGTAGTGTTTGCGATTTTAAGCTCTATCTTTTTTATGGTCATTGATTGCCCGACAAGCCATAAACTATCTGCCGCAGACTCTACATTTATGGAAAAACTTCCATCTTCTTTACTTACCGCAAACCCAAGAATTTCTGAACTGCTTTTATTTTTGACTAAAACATGCACTGAGCGAAGAGCGCTTTGATCAGTTTGAAGGATAACCCTTCCAGACAGCACTGTTTGCCCAATGGTTAATATTGGGTTAATTAAAGTAACGACTATTACAATTAAAAATTACTGTCGTCCGACTAAAATAAGAAATTTAAAATAAAGTCCTCTAATGAAGTTTTAGAGGTGTTTTTTGTTGAAAGTCAAAAAGCACCCCCTATCCGGAAAGGAATAATTGGGTTTGTACATTTTGGATGTCTTTTTGAAATATACTTTTAAAGTAAGCTTCAGGAAAAAGTAGGAACTTTTCAAGACTGACGTAGGAGCAAAGATTTTTTGCGGCTACCATGACCATGGTCGAGAAGTCTTCAGCCTCTTTTATCCGCTTATGTAGAACTGTAAACAGGAGGTTGAGTATCAATGCCACCCAAATCTGGATTTTGATCCCGTTCTCGCTGTCCGACAAAAAATATCTGAGTTCAAAATTCTGCTTGATCTGCTTGAAAAGCACTTCGATAACCCACCTGTTCTTATAGAGAAGAGCTATGGTTAGGGCATCCAATCCCTTAAGATTGGTGATAAACTCCAGCGTTTCACCGCTTTCAGGGTCAGCATAAACCACCAGTCTGGCTTCAACTGTCCGAGAAACTCCCTTCTCCCTGTAGCTCAGTGAGATAATCTGGTCCTTGATGATGTCCAAGGCATGCGTACAGTCAAACTCACTGACCACTTCATATCTTGCATTGTCTTTTTTTCTGGTCACAAAATATCTGTTTGAACTGTCCCACTTTTCAAAGCAGGAATAGCGGTTATATCCTTTGTCGAAAACAGCTATCCCGTGCTCAGGCAGATCCATCACTTTTAAAAACATATTTTCATTTGTGGCCGCAGAACGGATACATATGAAGTTGGGAACGCCTTCTGCCAGATTCATTTTGGCAAATATCTTGGCACCACCTTTTTTCTTTCCGTTCAGGGGATTGCGTCCGGCCCCTCTGAGGATTTCCTTGAACAGCGTGACCGTTGAGGAATCAAAAACCTCAACACGGCTGAGGTCGACCTCTCCACCGATATCGAGCCAATTTCCTACCAAAGATGCCCTATAGTATGAATACAGCCCTTTGTATAGTTGTTCAAAAACACGATAACTGCGTTTACGGTTTGCATCAGAAAGGGTACTCCTGGCAGGTAGCTGCTTCATTCCAAAAGGAATAAGCTTGGTTATGATCAGGCCGATGTTTTTGCAGACCTCTCTAAGACTGCTGTTTCTGGTCAACACCGCATAAAACATGCAGATGAAGTGATCACTTGTTTTGAGTTTCTTGTAGTACCTATCCGAGTTTTCTTCCTCAACGACCTGATTCAATAGCTCTTTGGGAATAAGAGAGAGGAGTTGAGCGATAATAGGATGCCCAGACAAAAATTTATGCTTAAATTGTGTCACGTTGTTGGTTCTTGGTCGAAACAACAATATGAAAAAGATGGGTAAGCTCCAAAAGGGCTGCCCATCTTTGATTTTTGTACTATTCTAGGATTTTATTTTTTATATTGCCTCAGTTCTCGGACGACAGTAATTAAAAATATGAAAAACCGCACTTCAGTTATCAATAATCAATTCCAAACGGTTATTTTCAGATTTCACCCTTTCTTGAACTCTTAAGGCATCCGAAGGGGAAACTCTTTGTGCATCCGCTTCACTCATTTGACTAAATACATTTTTCTTGTATTCATCTTCAATTGAAAAAAATTTCAATTTATTAACTTTTAAATAATTATCAGGAAGGTAGTTTTCTATATTAATGCTTTTCCTCTCTAATCCGATAAGCGTAAAATGAAAGTTACACTCAGAATCATATAGTTCAAAAATAAGTCCCGGTAAGCCCTGAAAAATATATGGCCCATCGTCAAGCGGAAGTTCAGGTGCAAACCATGCCATAAATTTCCTGCCCCCATAAGTGCACGTAGCAAGATTGCATTGATACCCTAAGATTTCCTTTGCCTCTTTTTCTATGGTCCAAGTAATCCCCCCCATGGATTCTTGATACATATAATCAGTCCTGAATATTTTTCTGAAATTATTAATTTCTCCTTTATTTTTGTGTTTGACAACTTTATAAGAAAATAAGGGAACAGGAAACTGGTTCATTTCTTGAAGCATTTTATTTATATCAGTACTTCCTGCTGGTCTCTTATTATTATCGTTATCTTTTGCAATATTTAAATAATGATTTAAAACTGAATCTCTTAAATAGCCATTATAGCTTTGGAACATGCTCATTTCAGGTCCAGACCACAAAACCATTAATTCTTTTTGTCTGGACTCTAGGTCAGTTGTATCTTTGATAAAATCTAAATTATAAAAAAAAGCAAAATTGGAATTCTGACCTCTTACTTGATTATAACTAATCAATAAGAATATAAGTAAAACTAAACTTAAATGCTCAATGGTTTTCATAAACAAGATTTTAATCATACTTATATAGTAAAACTATCATGACCTTAATCAACTCGTCTTTCTAAAAGTATAATTGAAGGTTATCTAAAGTTATTTTTTATTCCAAATAAATTTCAGTTCCTTAGTTTTTCAACAAAAAATTTGGGATAAGGAGTATTTAGCCTCCTTATCCAATTGCCTTAAAGATTCATCCTCCACAATAAAATGCCGTCCAATTTGCAGCATCTTGGATTCTTTCTGCTTCCGTAAATCCACAAGCCAAACCACTTCCTCCACAAGGCAAACTGAAAGGAATACATTGAAAGGAATCTGGAATCGAAGCGTCTTGCGCTCCAACTTTAAATATCCCTATTATACCCGTCAAAAATGTAATCATTACAATTTTTTTCATAATTTAAACTACTGTCGTCCGACTAAATTACGAAAATTAGAATAAAGTCCTCTAGAATGATGTTAGAGGACTTTTTTTTTGATTTCAAAAAGTACCCCCTATCCTGAGAGGAATAATTGGGTTTGCATATTTTGAAGGTCTTTTTGAAATATACTTTTAAAGTAAGCTTCAGGAAAAAGTAAGAACTTTTCAAGACTGACGTAGGAGCAAAGATTTTTTGCTGCTACCATGACCATGGTCGAGAAGTCTTCAGCCTCTTTTATCCGCTTATGTAGAACTGTAAACAGCAGGTTGAGTATTAATGCCATCCAAATCTGGATTTTGATCCCGTTCTCGCTGTCCGACAAAAAATTTCTGAGCTCAAAATTCTGCTTTATCTGCTTGAAAAGCACTTCGATAACCCACCTGTTCTTATACAGAAGAGCTATGGTCAATGCATCCAATCCCTTAAGATTGGTGATAAATTCCAGCGTTTCACCGCTTTCAGGGTCAGCATAAACCACCAGTCTGGCCTCAACTGTCCGAGAAACTCCCTTCTCCCTGTAGCTCAGTGAGATAATCTGGTCCTTGATGATATCAATAGCATGCGTACAGTCAAACTCACTGACCACTTCATATCTTGCATTGTCTTTTTTTCTGGTCACAAAATATCTGTTTGAACTGTCCCATTTTTCAAAGCAGGAATAGCGGTTATATCCCTTGTCGAAAACAGCTATCCCATGCTCAGGCAGATCCATCACTTTTAAAAACATATTTTCATTTGTGGCCGCAGAACGGATACATATAAAATTGGGAACGCCTTCTGCCAGATTCATTTTAGCAAAAATCTTGGCACCTCCTTTTTTCTTTCCGTTCAGGGGATTGCGTCCGGC
This Cecembia calidifontis DNA region includes the following protein-coding sequences:
- a CDS encoding IS4 family transposase, yielding MSQVKHKFLSGHPIIAQLLSLIPKELFNQVVEEENSDRYYKKLKTSDHFICIFYAVLTRNSSLREVCKNIGLIITKLIPFGMKQLPARSTLSDANRKRSYRVFEQLYKGLYSYYRASLVGNWLDIGGEVDPSRVEVFDSSTVTLFKEILKGAGRNPLNGKKKGGAKIFAKMNLAEGVPNFICIRSAATNENMFLKVMDLPEHGIAVFDKGYNRYSCFEKWDSSNRYFVTRKKDNARYEVVSEFDCTHAIDIIKDQIISLSYREKGVSRTVEARLVVYADPESGETLEFITNLKGLDALTIALLYKNRWVIEVLFKQIKQNFELRNFLSDSENGIKIQIWMALILNLLFTVLHKRIKEAEDFSTMVMVAAKNLCSYVSLEKFLLFPEAYFKSIFQKDLQNMQTQLFLSG
- a CDS encoding GLPGLI family protein translates to MKTIEHLSLVLLIFLLISYNQVRGQNSNFAFFYNLDFIKDTTDLESRQKELMVLWSGPEMSMFQSYNGYLRDSVLNHYLNIAKDNDNNKRPAGSTDINKMLQEMNQFPVPLFSYKVVKHKNKGEINNFRKIFRTDYMYQESMGGITWTIEKEAKEILGYQCNLATCTYGGRKFMAWFAPELPLDDGPYIFQGLPGLIFELYDSECNFHFTLIGLERKSINIENYLPDNYLKVNKLKFFSIEDEYKKNVFSQMSEADAQRVSPSDALRVQERVKSENNRLELIIDN
- a CDS encoding Plug domain-containing protein, producing the protein MHVLVKNKSSSEILGFAVSKEDGSFSINVESAADSLWLVGQSMTIKKIELKIANTTQFVILEAQPSVLHLEEIIVEAAKSPVLSKNDTISFDLERFSNQNDRVLLDVLKRLPGIEVSSNGAISYRGESIRKFYIEGLDLLEGRYNIATRNLPVDAVKSVDILENHQPIRLLDSIEFTSQASINIKLKKNDVVIGRGYAGGGFPGIWDAKIAPMIFNKSFQSIVSIGSNNAGENLSDEILDFSKSGRRLIEEESRQWFQSAGIRGGSLGDDRYIFNRSLLASVNTIKKLENDLELKSALDYSRENIKNSFLINKNYFVGDNVVSIQESGLLSEKADRFRVNLSLEKNSPTNYFHNRLKVTLVNSFFTSDFNFENQSVFQHIRKPDIVFSNNFKKIITIGSQLLDFNSDVFFINQRPVLSSLPPFLGLAESSLSVEGIQQLHFNRFEADNYISYRNIKLLGLQASGVSGFVYGHSDLNTSAFLGNTVLGLPFENKMYFREASPYASLSFERNRKQSQLKLVLPTKFAFFSVQDRLESEEIDNTNRLVFEPEVYWRLEKGPYFDFRNSFRRKVSFGDLSDIYTGQIFTGFQTVQVKNSELPVVDDYRLTLRQSFKDPLISLFINSTISLNYSQRNTILENQVDSNGSIMISALNWDNIGKGFSWMGDASKFVSKFRTTFAVGSSFNWVQREIAVNENFQFLNYSRTNAYVKAAYRPLGKINFELKYEYDETVAFSEGDFDNHTYISTPSLSLIFLPSKNQTANFNFESLTINSNAGTSAARIHFLDLEYNYRIPKSRLEISLLAHNLLGQNEWTTVFNSAFVFVEDFRLLRPRQVVFRLGYAL
- a CDS encoding IS4 family transposase; translation: MTQFKHKFLSGHPIIAQLLSLIPKELLNQVVEEENSDRYYKKLKTSDHFICMFYAVLTRNSSLREVCKNIGLIITKLIPFGMKQLPARSTLSDANRKRSYRVFEQLYKGLYSYYRASLVGNWLDIGGEVDLSRVEVFDSSTVTLFKEILRGAGRNPLNGKKKGGAKIFAKMNLAEGVPNFICIRSAATNENMFLKVMDLPEHGIAVFDKGYNRYSCFEKWDSSNRYFVTRKKDNARYEVVSEFDCTHALDIIKDQIISLSYREKGVSRTVEARLVVYADPESGETLEFITNLKGLDALTIALLYKNRWVIEVLFKQIKQNFELRYFLSDSENGIKIQIWVALILNLLFTVLHKRIKEAEDFSTMVMVAAKNLCSYVSLEKFLLFPEAYFKSIFQKDIQNVQTQLFLSG